The following coding sequences lie in one Euhalothece natronophila Z-M001 genomic window:
- the infC gene encoding translation initiation factor IF-3, with protein sequence MKNKKRNRQLPQINENIRYPKIRVIDTEGEQLGVLTPDEAQKIAEEKELDLVLVSDKADPPVCRIMDYGKYKYEQERRAREAKKKQHNAEVKEVKMRYKIDEHDYEVRINQAKRFLKGGDKVKATINFRGREIQHTELAKDLLQRMADDLKDTAEIQQSPKREGRNMIMLLSPKKE encoded by the coding sequence GTGAAAAATAAAAAACGCAATCGCCAACTTCCGCAAATCAACGAAAATATTCGTTACCCTAAAATCCGTGTCATTGACACAGAAGGAGAACAGCTCGGTGTTCTGACTCCTGATGAGGCGCAAAAAATCGCTGAGGAAAAAGAATTGGACTTGGTGCTTGTTAGTGACAAGGCAGACCCTCCAGTTTGCCGAATTATGGACTATGGCAAGTATAAATATGAACAGGAACGCCGTGCTAGAGAAGCCAAAAAGAAACAGCATAACGCTGAAGTCAAGGAAGTGAAAATGCGCTATAAAATTGATGAGCATGATTATGAAGTGCGTATCAATCAAGCCAAACGCTTCCTGAAAGGAGGGGATAAAGTCAAAGCTACCATTAACTTCCGTGGACGAGAAATTCAACATACCGAACTTGCCAAGGATTTATTACAGCGCATGGCTGACGATTTGAAAGATACGGCAGAAATTCAGCAGTCACCCAAACGAGAAGGTCGTAACATGATTATGTTATTGTCTCCGAAAAAAGAATAA
- a CDS encoding dihydroorotase — translation MDSGDQNLGVTQLLRQVRVLDPISGTDEIADVLIKQGQIEEINSRITDYPSSTQVRDTDGLIFAPGLVDLYSHSGEPGNEQRETLASLGQAALAGGFTRVGVLPDMQPPLDNLASLRWLQNATRSEVPQFYWWGYLTLEGKKAGMTALGELANAGLIGFSEEVSLENLGILQRCLEYLQPWGKVVALSVRDRALTNQGVIREGLSSLKTGLPSDSPISETATLAAILEVVAMTETPVHIMGISTARGVALIAEAKARGVAITASTNWMHLLLNTATLSSYDPSLNIVPPLGNQEDQRALIDGVKSGVIDAIAVNHTPYTYEEKTVAFAETPPGAIGLELALPLLWQTFVETGEWTALELWSALSASPQRCLQQPELRCTVGQPTEAILFDPKKPWIVTQNHLKSLSANTPWLDKEIIGQVVNVFLNDVKQS, via the coding sequence ATGGACAGCGGAGATCAAAATTTGGGGGTAACTCAACTTTTAAGACAGGTGCGGGTTTTAGATCCCATCTCAGGAACTGACGAAATTGCTGATGTTCTGATTAAACAGGGACAAATTGAAGAGATTAACTCTAGAATCACCGATTATCCTTCCTCAACTCAAGTAAGAGACACTGATGGACTCATTTTTGCCCCAGGTTTGGTGGATCTCTATAGCCATAGTGGCGAACCGGGAAACGAACAACGGGAAACCCTAGCATCTCTAGGACAAGCGGCGTTAGCTGGGGGGTTTACTCGGGTGGGGGTTCTTCCAGATATGCAACCTCCATTAGATAATCTTGCTAGTTTACGCTGGCTACAAAATGCTACTCGATCTGAAGTCCCGCAGTTTTATTGGTGGGGGTATTTGACATTAGAGGGGAAAAAAGCGGGGATGACGGCGTTAGGAGAGTTAGCCAATGCAGGATTAATCGGGTTTAGTGAGGAAGTATCTTTAGAAAATTTGGGGATTTTACAGCGGTGTTTGGAGTATTTACAGCCTTGGGGAAAGGTAGTGGCGTTATCGGTGCGCGATCGCGCTTTAACTAATCAGGGAGTAATCCGAGAAGGGTTATCTTCTCTCAAAACAGGTTTGCCTAGTGATTCTCCTATTTCTGAAACCGCTACTTTAGCGGCAATTCTAGAAGTTGTAGCAATGACGGAAACCCCTGTTCATATTATGGGAATTTCTACCGCAAGAGGGGTAGCGTTAATTGCTGAAGCAAAAGCAAGAGGCGTGGCGATTACGGCTAGTACTAATTGGATGCACTTACTTTTAAATACCGCAACCCTTAGTAGCTATGATCCTAGCTTGAATATTGTGCCACCCTTGGGGAATCAGGAAGATCAAAGGGCGTTGATTGATGGGGTTAAATCAGGAGTTATTGATGCGATTGCAGTGAATCATACCCCTTATACTTATGAGGAAAAAACCGTTGCCTTTGCTGAAACCCCACCCGGCGCGATCGGTCTAGAGTTAGCATTGCCATTATTGTGGCAAACCTTTGTGGAAACAGGGGAATGGACAGCGTTAGAATTGTGGAGTGCCTTAAGTGCTTCTCCCCAGCGTTGTTTACAGCAACCTGAATTGCGCTGTACGGTTGGACAACCCACAGAAGCGATTTTATTTGATCCTAAGAAACCTTGGATTGTGACTCAAAATCACCTAAAATCTCTTAGTGCTAATACTCCTTGGCTAGATAAGGAAATTATTGGTCAGGTGGTGAATGTATTTTTAAATGACGTTAAGCAAAGTTAA
- a CDS encoding UDP-glucuronic acid decarboxylase family protein: protein MRILVTGGAGFIGSHLIDRLMSEGHEVICLDNFYTGRKDNIKHWLDHPYFEVIRHDITEPIRLEVDQVYHLACPASPVHYQFNPVKTVKTNVMGTLYMLGLAKRVKARFLLASTSEVYGDPEVHPQPEEYRGNVNCNGLRSCYDEGKRIAETLAFDYHRDNGVDIRVARIFNTYGPRMLEDDGRVVSNFVAQTLRNQPLTVYGDGSQTRSFCYVSDMVDGLIRLMNGDYIGPVNLGNPGEYTILELAQKIQNMINPEATIGFKPLPQDDPRKRQPDITKAREILGWEPRVPLQEGLELLIEDFRKRYSIPSPSKTQQ, encoded by the coding sequence ATGAGAATTTTAGTAACAGGCGGCGCTGGATTTATTGGTTCTCACCTCATTGATCGATTGATGTCAGAAGGGCATGAGGTGATTTGTCTCGATAACTTCTACACTGGACGTAAAGATAACATTAAACACTGGCTAGATCATCCCTACTTTGAAGTCATTCGCCATGATATTACCGAACCCATCCGTTTAGAAGTCGATCAAGTTTATCACTTAGCTTGTCCCGCCTCTCCCGTTCATTATCAATTTAATCCCGTTAAGACAGTAAAAACTAATGTCATGGGAACTTTATATATGTTGGGGTTAGCTAAACGAGTGAAAGCGCGATTTCTCCTCGCTTCTACCTCTGAAGTTTATGGCGATCCAGAAGTGCATCCCCAACCAGAAGAATATCGGGGAAATGTCAATTGTAACGGCCTCCGTTCCTGCTACGACGAAGGAAAGCGTATTGCAGAAACCTTAGCCTTTGACTATCACCGCGATAATGGAGTAGATATTCGAGTCGCGCGAATATTTAACACTTATGGGCCGCGGATGCTGGAAGATGATGGGCGAGTAGTCAGTAATTTTGTTGCCCAAACCTTACGCAATCAGCCACTTACCGTGTATGGGGATGGGTCGCAAACTCGTAGCTTCTGCTATGTCTCAGATATGGTCGATGGCTTAATTCGGCTAATGAACGGGGATTATATTGGGCCAGTGAATTTAGGTAATCCCGGAGAATATACAATTCTGGAACTCGCGCAGAAAATTCAGAATATGATTAATCCTGAAGCAACAATTGGGTTTAAACCGCTACCGCAAGATGATCCCAGAAAGCGCCAGCCTGATATCACGAAAGCCAGAGAGATTTTAGGCTGGGAACCGCGCGTTCCCTTACAAGAAGGATTAGAACTGCTGATTGAGGATTTTCGTAAACGTTATTCTATCCCTTCTCCTTCCAAAACTCAGCAGTAA
- the lepB gene encoding signal peptidase I, with translation METSESSIWKQIWENIKAIAIALLIATLIRVFIAEPRYIPSDSMLPTLEIGDRIVVEKVSYYFQSPQQQDIVVFNPSEILESFGYDSDQAFIKRVIGEGENTLAVKEGQVYINGEVIEEPYIKEPPNYELPPLTVPRGKLFVLGDNRNNSNDSHIWGFLPKENVIGRAVFRFWPPDRVGFISIPQEDVSTHSTASRNVPAIKGSGIGVSSQEN, from the coding sequence GTGGAAACTTCTGAATCATCAATTTGGAAACAAATTTGGGAAAATATTAAGGCGATCGCGATCGCGCTTTTAATCGCAACTTTGATCCGAGTATTTATTGCCGAACCCCGTTATATTCCCTCGGATTCGATGTTACCCACCCTAGAAATCGGCGATCGCATTGTTGTGGAAAAAGTGTCTTATTATTTTCAATCTCCTCAACAGCAGGATATTGTGGTTTTTAATCCCTCAGAAATACTAGAAAGTTTCGGTTACGATTCAGATCAGGCGTTTATTAAACGAGTTATTGGGGAAGGGGAAAACACACTCGCTGTAAAAGAAGGTCAAGTTTATATTAATGGCGAAGTTATTGAAGAACCCTATATTAAAGAACCCCCTAATTATGAACTTCCTCCTCTTACTGTGCCTCGTGGAAAATTATTTGTTTTAGGGGATAATCGTAATAATAGTAATGACTCTCATATTTGGGGCTTTTTACCGAAAGAAAATGTCATTGGCCGTGCCGTGTTTCGCTTTTGGCCCCCTGATCGCGTGGGGTTTATTTCAATTCCACAAGAAGATGTTTCGACTCACTCCACAGCAAGTCGTAATGTTCCAGCCATTAAAGGAAGTGGAATTGGTGTTTCTAGCCAAGAGAACTGA
- a CDS encoding exopolysaccharide biosynthesis protein has product MAKLSSDLYRYFCEEERADYVQLADFLVITKERIFGFLFVILALPSALPVPAPGYSIPFGVVMLILASQLILGSKQPWLPQRARDYQLSLKQVQRIIRRGIPWLKRLEMLTRPRFNYICTGFVGRIVLGSAIALMSILMMIPIPLTNTLPAIAIFIIGFGLQEDDGIISLAGVVVAILAVIMILGMLIGGVNSVDYLREAVRN; this is encoded by the coding sequence ATGGCAAAGCTATCTAGTGATTTATATCGCTATTTTTGTGAAGAAGAAAGGGCGGATTATGTTCAATTAGCTGATTTTTTAGTAATCACGAAAGAACGAATTTTTGGCTTTTTATTTGTAATTCTTGCCCTTCCGTCAGCACTTCCGGTTCCTGCACCTGGGTATTCTATCCCCTTTGGTGTGGTGATGCTTATCTTAGCTAGTCAATTAATTTTGGGAAGCAAACAACCTTGGCTTCCTCAACGCGCAAGAGATTATCAATTGAGCTTAAAACAAGTTCAAAGGATTATTCGTAGAGGGATTCCTTGGTTAAAACGATTGGAAATGTTAACCCGTCCTCGCTTCAATTATATTTGTACGGGATTTGTGGGTCGTATAGTTTTAGGAAGCGCGATCGCGCTCATGTCAATTTTAATGATGATTCCTATTCCTTTAACCAATACGTTACCTGCTATTGCCATTTTTATTATTGGCTTTGGCTTACAAGAAGATGATGGAATCATTAGTTTAGCAGGAGTCGTGGTTGCCATTTTAGCCGTAATCATGATTTTAGGAATGTTAATTGGGGGAGTAAATAGCGTTGATTATCTGCGAGAAGCAGTTAGAAATTGA
- a CDS encoding AbgT family transporter — protein sequence MSLNSPKGNGLTAILDRIERIGNRLPDPVTLFALLTLLVILASAIAAGFNLSAINPATEETVEAVSLLTGEGIRRIISEAVPNFIEFPPLGTVLVAILGVGIAQHSGLLGTALRRLVLIAPAKFASPMVVFAGVMSNLAADAGYVILVPLAAVIFRVFQRHPIAGLVAGFAGVSGGFSANLIINPLDPLLAGLSQSGASLINNDYSVNAMANYYFMAISTFLITFVGWYVTDYIVEPRLGNYDSEETTTEPESLTPSQRKGLRWAGYTLLAYIICLGLLTLPPEAILRDPETDSLITEASSPFIDGIVFLVALGFFFPGLVYGKVAGTIKNDKDAANAMSQAMSSMGYYLVLAFVAAQFIAYFDWSNLGIIFAISGAQFLQATGIEGLPALFLFVAFSIILNLFIGSASAKWAILAPIFVPMLMIIGYSPEATQALYRIGDSSTNIITPLMPYFPVVIAFGQQYDQQLGIGRLIVLMFPYCILFLISWLVLFFLWAMLELPLGPNAPIQLS from the coding sequence ATGAGTCTAAACTCTCCTAAAGGCAACGGATTAACTGCGATTCTTGATCGGATTGAACGCATTGGCAACCGTTTACCTGATCCTGTTACCCTTTTTGCCCTGCTGACACTATTGGTAATTCTTGCTAGCGCGATCGCGGCAGGGTTTAATCTCTCTGCTATCAATCCTGCCACAGAAGAAACCGTAGAAGCAGTCTCCCTTTTAACTGGCGAGGGAATTCGTCGCATTATCAGTGAAGCCGTCCCCAATTTTATTGAATTTCCGCCCTTAGGAACAGTCTTAGTCGCCATCTTAGGGGTAGGAATTGCCCAACACAGTGGATTACTCGGCACCGCCTTAAGACGCTTAGTCTTAATTGCCCCTGCTAAATTTGCCTCTCCTATGGTGGTATTTGCAGGGGTTATGTCTAACTTAGCTGCCGATGCTGGCTATGTAATTTTAGTGCCTTTAGCCGCCGTAATCTTTCGAGTTTTCCAACGTCACCCCATAGCAGGTTTAGTAGCAGGTTTCGCAGGCGTTTCTGGAGGCTTTAGTGCCAACTTAATCATTAATCCCCTCGATCCCCTCTTAGCTGGACTCTCTCAAAGTGGCGCAAGTCTCATTAATAATGACTATAGCGTTAATGCCATGGCGAATTATTATTTCATGGCAATCTCGACCTTTTTAATTACCTTTGTGGGCTGGTATGTCACAGATTATATTGTCGAACCGAGATTAGGCAACTACGATAGTGAAGAAACCACCACTGAACCCGAATCCTTAACCCCATCACAGCGCAAAGGATTACGATGGGCTGGCTACACCCTCCTCGCTTACATAATTTGTTTGGGACTTTTAACCCTTCCGCCAGAAGCCATTTTACGCGATCCTGAAACTGATTCTCTCATTACCGAGGCTTCCTCCCCCTTCATTGATGGCATTGTCTTTTTGGTGGCTTTAGGATTTTTCTTCCCTGGGCTTGTTTATGGGAAAGTGGCAGGCACAATTAAGAATGATAAAGATGCAGCTAATGCCATGTCACAAGCTATGAGTTCCATGGGATATTACTTGGTATTAGCGTTTGTCGCTGCTCAGTTTATTGCTTACTTTGATTGGAGTAACTTAGGGATTATCTTTGCCATTAGTGGCGCTCAGTTTCTCCAAGCTACAGGAATTGAGGGGTTGCCAGCCTTATTCTTATTTGTTGCCTTTAGCATCATCTTAAACTTATTTATTGGCTCCGCCTCTGCAAAATGGGCAATTTTAGCTCCAATTTTTGTTCCCATGTTAATGATCATCGGCTATTCTCCAGAAGCCACCCAAGCCCTTTACCGCATCGGTGATTCTAGTACCAATATCATTACCCCTTTGATGCCTTATTTTCCAGTGGTGATTGCTTTTGGACAGCAATATGATCAACAATTAGGTATTGGTCGCTTAATCGTCCTCATGTTCCCCTATTGCATTCTATTTTTAATCAGTTGGTTAGTATTATTCTTTCTCTGGGCAATGTTGGAACTACCTTTAGGGCCGAATGCACCAATTCAACTTTCTTAA
- a CDS encoding cryptochrome/photolyase family protein, protein MVIGIWVLGTQLSQQQAALQSCQSEKAIVPVIMIESWELVTQRPYHQQKLVLIWSAMRHFAKTLQQAGWTVSYQIAHDFRTPLQNWVHDNQITELRVMRPSDRAFISWINQLDLSCEISLLPNNHFLWSTEEFQNWANPRKRILMEDFYRQGRKRFNVLMEANKPVGGNWNFDQENRKPPNQKLTPPSPLKFSPDEITQTVIKEVKSLPFNTYGNIEPFSWGVTREQAQQVLSHFISNNLANFGTYQDAMVSDQTTLWHSLLSPYLNLGLLHPWEVISAVEQAYWEQNFPLNSVEGIIRQILGWREFLNGIYHWVDLDYDQSNWFNHTYPLPDFFWDSNQTDLNCLKEVLKQIEETGYAHHIQRLMILSNFALIVGISPQQLKEWFHATFIDAYEWVMVTNVIGMGQFADGGVFASKPYVASANYINKMSNYCQNCRYNPRKRSQEEACPFNFFYWDFLARHRDQLKSLGRMNLVLGNLRKIDSEELAEMQNLAVEWRNQHESKLS, encoded by the coding sequence ATGGTAATTGGGATTTGGGTTTTAGGAACACAGCTTTCTCAACAACAAGCGGCTCTGCAAAGTTGTCAAAGTGAGAAAGCAATTGTTCCTGTGATTATGATTGAATCATGGGAACTTGTAACCCAACGACCTTATCATCAACAAAAGTTAGTGTTAATTTGGTCGGCAATGCGCCATTTTGCTAAAACGTTACAACAAGCAGGATGGACAGTTAGTTATCAAATTGCTCACGATTTTAGGACTCCTCTTCAAAACTGGGTTCATGATAATCAAATCACTGAATTACGAGTCATGAGACCCAGCGATCGCGCTTTTATCTCTTGGATCAACCAATTAGATCTCAGTTGCGAAATTTCTCTCCTTCCCAATAACCATTTCTTATGGTCAACAGAGGAATTTCAAAACTGGGCAAATCCCCGGAAACGGATCTTAATGGAGGACTTTTATCGCCAAGGAAGAAAGCGATTTAATGTTCTCATGGAAGCGAACAAGCCAGTAGGGGGAAACTGGAATTTTGATCAAGAGAATCGTAAACCGCCCAATCAAAAACTAACCCCACCTTCTCCTCTTAAATTTTCCCCAGATGAGATTACACAAACCGTAATTAAAGAGGTTAAATCTCTTCCTTTTAATACCTATGGCAACATTGAACCCTTTAGTTGGGGGGTAACTAGAGAACAAGCACAGCAAGTTTTAAGTCACTTTATTAGCAACAATTTAGCAAACTTTGGCACTTATCAGGATGCCATGGTAAGCGACCAAACGACCCTATGGCATTCTTTGTTATCCCCCTATCTTAATTTAGGATTATTACATCCGTGGGAAGTCATTTCTGCTGTGGAACAAGCCTACTGGGAACAAAATTTCCCCCTGAATAGTGTCGAAGGAATTATTCGTCAAATTTTGGGGTGGCGAGAATTTTTAAATGGGATTTATCACTGGGTTGACCTTGATTATGATCAAAGCAACTGGTTTAATCATACCTATCCCTTGCCCGACTTTTTTTGGGATAGCAACCAAACCGATCTTAACTGCTTAAAGGAAGTCTTAAAACAAATCGAAGAAACAGGTTATGCCCATCATATTCAACGCTTAATGATCTTAAGTAATTTTGCCCTCATTGTTGGTATTTCTCCTCAACAATTAAAAGAGTGGTTTCACGCCACCTTTATTGATGCTTATGAGTGGGTGATGGTAACTAATGTGATTGGTATGGGGCAATTTGCCGATGGCGGGGTATTTGCTTCTAAACCCTATGTGGCTTCAGCTAACTACATTAATAAAATGAGTAACTATTGCCAAAATTGTCGGTACAATCCGCGAAAACGCTCTCAAGAGGAGGCTTGTCCTTTTAATTTCTTCTATTGGGACTTTTTAGCTCGACACCGTGATCAGTTAAAATCCTTAGGGCGGATGAATTTAGTTTTAGGGAATTTACGAAAAATTGATTCTGAGGAGTTAGCTGAAATGCAAAATTTAGCAGTAGAGTGGCGCAATCAACATGAGTCTAAACTCTCCTAA
- a CDS encoding ferredoxin--nitrite reductase, which produces MTSTVKSETTKNKFEKFKAEKDGLAVKEELNYFAEIGWEALDKTDLEQRLKWLGIFYRPVTPGKFMLRMRTPNGILTSQQVKVLAEIVQRYGDDGSADITTRQNIQLRGVRLEDIPDIFSRLKEAGMTSMQSGMDNVRNITGSPVAGLDGDELIDTRNLVQKVQDMITNCGEGNPEFTNLPRKFNIAIEGGRDNSVHAEINDIAFVPAYKEGKLGFNVLVGGFFSSKRCEAAIPLNAWIPPTEEAVVGVSRAILEVYRDRGLRANRQKSRLMWLIEELGLEEFRNLVEQAFGQSLERAATEDVIDWDKRDHIGVQAQQQPGKSYVGLHVPVGRLTADDLFDLARLAEVYGESELRFTVEQNVIIPHIATENIDTFLTEPLLEKFSIEPEPLSRSLVSCTGAQFCNFALVETKQRALAVAKELESELNIPNDVRIHWTGCPNSCGQPQVAQIGLMGTKARKDGKMVEAVDLFMGGKVGKDAQLGSRVQKGIPCEDLPSVLRQILIDEFGATPK; this is translated from the coding sequence ATGACTAGTACCGTTAAATCAGAAACCACTAAAAATAAATTTGAAAAGTTTAAAGCGGAAAAAGATGGGCTCGCAGTTAAAGAGGAATTAAATTATTTCGCTGAAATTGGCTGGGAAGCCCTTGATAAAACTGATCTCGAACAACGTCTCAAGTGGTTAGGAATCTTCTATCGCCCTGTTACCCCAGGGAAGTTTATGTTGCGGATGCGAACCCCTAATGGCATTTTAACTAGCCAGCAAGTGAAAGTTCTCGCGGAAATTGTCCAGCGTTATGGAGATGATGGTAGTGCTGATATTACCACTCGCCAGAATATTCAATTGCGGGGAGTGCGGTTAGAAGATATTCCTGATATTTTTTCTCGCCTTAAGGAAGCAGGTATGACTTCCATGCAGTCGGGGATGGATAATGTTAGAAACATTACAGGGTCGCCTGTAGCTGGGTTAGATGGTGATGAATTAATCGACACTCGTAACTTAGTGCAAAAGGTTCAGGATATGATTACCAATTGTGGGGAAGGTAATCCTGAATTTACGAATTTACCCCGTAAGTTTAATATTGCCATTGAAGGAGGACGGGATAATTCAGTTCATGCAGAAATTAATGATATTGCCTTTGTTCCTGCCTATAAAGAGGGCAAACTGGGCTTTAATGTTTTAGTGGGCGGTTTCTTTTCTTCCAAACGCTGTGAGGCAGCGATTCCGCTTAATGCTTGGATTCCTCCCACAGAAGAAGCGGTAGTTGGCGTCTCCCGTGCCATTTTAGAAGTGTATCGCGATCGCGGTTTAAGAGCCAATCGTCAAAAATCTCGCTTAATGTGGCTTATTGAAGAGTTAGGATTAGAGGAATTTCGTAACCTAGTGGAACAAGCCTTTGGTCAGTCTTTAGAAAGGGCTGCCACTGAAGATGTCATTGATTGGGATAAACGAGATCACATCGGTGTTCAGGCCCAACAGCAACCGGGAAAATCTTATGTTGGTTTGCACGTTCCAGTAGGAAGATTAACCGCCGATGATTTATTTGATTTAGCCCGTTTAGCAGAAGTTTATGGCGAAAGTGAACTCCGTTTTACAGTGGAACAAAATGTCATTATTCCCCATATTGCTACCGAAAATATTGACACTTTCTTAACTGAACCCTTATTAGAAAAATTTTCCATTGAACCGGAACCCTTATCCCGTTCTTTAGTATCTTGTACAGGCGCACAATTTTGTAATTTCGCCCTAGTCGAAACCAAACAACGAGCATTAGCTGTTGCCAAGGAGTTAGAATCAGAGTTAAACATTCCCAATGATGTCAGAATTCATTGGACAGGATGCCCCAATTCTTGTGGACAACCGCAAGTTGCTCAAATTGGCTTAATGGGAACAAAAGCCCGAAAAGATGGCAAAATGGTCGAAGCTGTTGATCTCTTTATGGGCGGTAAAGTTGGTAAAGACGCTCAATTAGGAAGTCGCGTCCAAAAAGGGATTCCCTGTGAAGATTTACCAAGTGTTCTCCGCCAAATTTTGATCGATGAATTTGGGGCAACACCGAAATGA
- a CDS encoding UDP-glucose dehydrogenase family protein: MRVCVIGTGYVGLVTGVCLSYAGHDVICIDNNEEKVKLMQSGQPPIYEPQLSELMQASMEAGRLEFSSDLGKGVNHGEVLFIAVGTPALPSGESDTRYVEAVAKGIGTHLNGDYKVIVNKSTVPIGSGDWVRMIVLDGVAERQKELVTSGGGGVNQLEEANVDFDVVSNPEFLREGSAVYDTFNPDRIVLGGNSQKALDLMQELYVPIVNREFAEDKSLPPVNVVVTDLSSAEMIKYAANAFLATKISFINEVANICDRVGADVTQVANGIGLDSRIGPKFLQAGIGWGGSCFPKDVSALVHTADDYNYEASLLKSAISVNKRQRLLVVEKLQKELKILKGKVIGLLGLAFKPNTDDMRDAPALNIIQELSRLGAKVKAYDPIVSQSGIRDGLSDVIVETDPERLADNCDALVLVTDWQQFLSLDYQKMAGLMTTPVIIDGRNFLDREALQAIGFHYVGMGR, translated from the coding sequence ATGCGTGTTTGTGTTATCGGAACTGGATATGTCGGCTTAGTGACCGGAGTTTGTTTATCTTATGCAGGGCATGACGTGATTTGCATTGACAATAATGAGGAGAAAGTCAAGTTGATGCAATCAGGGCAGCCTCCCATTTATGAACCTCAATTGTCAGAGTTGATGCAGGCTTCTATGGAAGCAGGTCGCTTAGAGTTTAGCAGTGATTTAGGAAAAGGGGTTAATCATGGAGAAGTCCTCTTTATCGCCGTGGGAACGCCAGCACTCCCTAGTGGTGAAAGTGATACCCGCTATGTGGAAGCAGTCGCCAAAGGCATTGGAACGCATCTCAATGGCGATTATAAGGTAATTGTGAATAAATCCACGGTTCCCATTGGTTCTGGTGATTGGGTACGCATGATTGTTCTGGATGGGGTCGCCGAACGTCAGAAAGAATTAGTCACTAGCGGTGGCGGTGGTGTTAATCAACTAGAGGAAGCCAATGTTGACTTTGATGTGGTCAGTAATCCTGAGTTTTTACGAGAAGGATCAGCCGTTTATGATACGTTTAATCCTGATCGCATTGTTTTAGGGGGGAATAGCCAAAAAGCCCTCGATCTGATGCAAGAATTATATGTTCCTATTGTCAATCGGGAGTTTGCTGAGGATAAGTCTTTACCTCCTGTGAATGTTGTGGTAACTGACTTAAGTTCGGCGGAGATGATTAAGTATGCGGCTAATGCGTTTCTCGCTACAAAAATTAGCTTTATTAATGAAGTTGCCAATATCTGCGATCGCGTTGGGGCCGATGTGACTCAAGTAGCTAATGGTATCGGTTTAGACTCACGGATTGGACCGAAATTCCTGCAAGCGGGCATTGGTTGGGGAGGGTCTTGTTTTCCCAAGGATGTGTCAGCATTAGTCCATACCGCAGATGATTACAATTATGAAGCCTCTCTCTTAAAGTCTGCTATCAGTGTTAATAAACGGCAACGCCTCTTAGTGGTAGAAAAACTACAAAAAGAATTAAAAATCCTAAAAGGAAAAGTTATTGGGTTATTGGGACTTGCCTTTAAGCCTAATACTGATGATATGCGCGATGCCCCTGCTTTAAATATTATTCAAGAATTATCCCGTTTAGGGGCAAAAGTAAAGGCGTATGATCCTATTGTCTCGCAATCAGGGATTCGAGATGGGTTATCGGATGTGATTGTGGAAACCGATCCAGAACGCCTTGCCGATAATTGTGATGCCCTTGTGTTAGTGACAGACTGGCAACAGTTTCTCTCTCTAGACTATCAAAAAATGGCTGGTTTAATGACGACTCCTGTAATCATTGATGGGCGTAATTTCCTTGACAGGGAAGCGTTACAAGCCATTGGCTTCCATTATGTGGGAATGGGGCGTTAG